In a genomic window of Quercus lobata isolate SW786 chromosome 4, ValleyOak3.0 Primary Assembly, whole genome shotgun sequence:
- the LOC115985617 gene encoding uncharacterized protein LOC115985617: MKQLQHFTHSEHSLVLNEDIIYGEDCYGCNEPILGPSYSCKECNWYMLYKSCAELPLGLLHHPLHPLHPLILFNEWANHPEGEKSNCEVCKEMHEEYCYFCYRCNFKLHIKCGSLPFTMEAEVEVHDHPLIAIWKRMMFTCDLCGKEDKGMSYVCNACGFFIHRRCAYSIPSRLKVVRHNHPLNLIHSLELHQSNSQLCQLCFLKVDTNYGLYYCSRCNLAVHLDCATGEGNMEDINLLELKKEESVESKAMLENVDSKLDQSVDSKICKVIKTTMREDGTEIATKIKHFSHKHDLKLTNEVPNNKICNRCIRAILSPSFYNCVKCNFFLHKSCIKLPKIKRHPLHQHPLTLTYRENGTSCNAYWQLCNGFLYRCKRCNFDLNVQCSLILNTLSHACHEHPLYLSVTNNGQKCSICGFEQYRVFHYTTCEFVLDFKCATLPQTAWYYQHEHPFTLCYTPEDDYDEYYCDICEEERDSKQWFYYCEDCSYPAHSNCIIGEAPNYKEHI; encoded by the coding sequence ATGAAGCAGCTTCAACATTTTACCCATTCGGAGCATTCGTTGGTCTTAAATGAAGACATAATTTACGGCGAAGATTGTTATGGGTGCAATGAACCAATATTGGGTCCTAGCTACAGTTGTAAAGAATGCAATTGGTACATGCTTTATAAATCATGTGCAGAACTACCCCTTGGGTTGCTGCACCATCCCTTGCACCCATTACATCCTCTTATTCTCTTTAATGAATGGGCAAATCATCCTGAGGGAGAAAAGAGCAATTGCGAAGTCTGCAAAGAAATGCATGAGGAATACTGTTATTTTTGTTATCGATGCAACTTTAAGCTTCACATTAAATGTGGTTCTTTACCATTCACCATGGAAGCAGAAGTAGAAGTCCACGACCACCCATTAATTGCCATTTGGAAGAGGATGATGTTCACTTGTGACCTTTGTGGCAAAGAAGATAAAGGAATGTCCTATGTGTGTAACGCATGTGGTTTCTTCATTCATAGAAGATGCGCTTACTCTATCCCAAGCAGACTCAAAGTCGTACGGCACAATCACCCCCTCAACCTCATCCATTCTCTTGAACTCCATCAATCTAACTCCCAATTATGTCAACTCTGTTTTCTAAAAGTGGACACAAACTATGGCCTTTACTATTGCTCTAGATGCAATTTGGCTGTCCACCTCGATTGTGCTACTGGCGAGGGAAACATGGAGGACATAAATTTGCTGGAACTTAAAAAGGAGGAGTCCGTCGAGTCAAAAGCTATGCTAGAAAATGTAGATTCAAAGCTCGATCAATCTGTTGACTCAAAAATTTGCAAAGTCATAAAAACCACTATGAGGGAGGACGGAACTGAAATTGccacaaaaatcaaacacttTAGCCATAAGCATGACTTAAAGCTTACTAATGAGGTtccaaataacaaaatttgCAACAGGTGCATACGAGCTATTCTCTCTCCATCTTTTTACAATTGTGTCAAATGTAACTTCTTTCTTCATAAATCTTGTATTaaattacccaaaataaaaCGACACCCACTTCATCAACACCCACTCACCCTCACTTACAGGGAAAATGGAACTTCGTGTAATGCCTATTGGCAGTTGTGCAATGGCTTTCTCTACAGATGTAAGAGATGCAACTTTGATCTTAATGTTCAATGTAGTTTGATCTTAAACACCCTTAGTCATGCCTGTCACGAGCATCCTCTTTACCTCTCTGTCACAAACAATGGACAAAAGTGTAGTATATGTGGTTTTGAACAATACCGAGTATTCCATTATACCACTTGTGAATTTGTCCTAGACTTCAAATGTGCTACACTACCACAAACCGCATGGTACTACCAACATGAGCATCCCTTCACTCTCTGTTATACTCCTGAAGATGACTACGATGAATATTACTGTGATATTTGTGAAGAAGAACGAGATTCCAAGCAATGGTTCTACTACTGTGAAGATTGCAGTTATCCTGCTCATTCCAATTGTATTATTGGGGAAGCACCAAATTACAAGGAACACATATAA